ACATCCTCATGATGAACATTAAGACTAATCCATTTAAGGCTGTATCATTTGTTCGCTCCGCTATCGAGAAGGCGCTGGAGACTTCCGGCTACCTCATCGCAGACACTAAGCACGATGGTGTGCGCGGGAACATTTGCGTAGACAACACGGCCAACGCAGCGTGGCTCAGCCGGGTCTCTAAGACCATTCCGGCCCTAGAGCACCTCAACGGTTTCGACCAGCGCTGGAATAAGTTACTGAAAGATGACCGCTGGATTTTCCCGGATGGCTTCATGCTTGATGGCGAACTCATGGTCAAAGGTGTGGACTTTAACACCGGGTCTGGCCTTCTGCGCACCGTCTGGCTCAAGCAGAGTAACTTTACGTTATCTACCTGCGAATACTGGCACGATGAGTGGAAGAAGAAAGCCAATCGTCAACCGTTCCACCTCGACCCTTACAACCTCAAAGTTGTCCTCTACGATATCATTCCGCTTGACATTATCGAGTCCGGTGATGACTACAACGTGAT
The nucleotide sequence above comes from Flammeovirga agarivorans. Encoded proteins:
- a CDS encoding ATP-dependent DNA ligase codes for the protein MMNIKTNPFKAVSFVRSAIEKALETSGYLIADTKHDGVRGNICVDNTANAAWLSRVSKTIPALEHLNGFDQRWNKLLKDDRWIFPDGFMLDGELMVKGVDFNTGSGLLRTVWLKQSNFTLSTCEYWHDEWKKKANRQPFHLDPYNLKVVLYDIIPLDIIESGDDYNV